A section of the Pseudomonas lini genome encodes:
- a CDS encoding alpha/beta fold hydrolase, producing MSQGSATRYPLVLVPGMLGFIRLLLYPYWYGIISALRRDGATVIAVQVSPLNSSEVRGEQLLARIEEILRETGAEKVNLIGHSQGSLTARYAAAKRPDQVASVTSVAGPNHGSELADHLQENYPADSAKGRLLSFLLWLISALMCLLEAGYRGPRLPVDIPASHQSLTTAGVALFNQRYPQGLPDTWGGNGPEVVNGVRYYSWSGTLQPGKTDRGCNLFDGTNRSCRLFARTFVREAGHCDGMVGRYSSHLGTVIGDEYPMDHFDIVNQSLGLVGKGAEPVRLFVEHAARLKAAGV from the coding sequence ATGTCGCAAGGTTCCGCCACGCGTTACCCCTTGGTGCTGGTCCCGGGGATGCTCGGGTTTATCCGTCTGTTGCTCTATCCCTATTGGTACGGAATCATTTCGGCGCTGCGCCGGGATGGGGCGACCGTGATTGCGGTGCAAGTCTCGCCGCTCAACTCCAGCGAGGTGCGCGGCGAGCAATTGCTGGCGCGGATCGAGGAGATTCTGCGCGAAACCGGGGCCGAGAAGGTCAACCTGATCGGCCACAGCCAGGGCTCGCTGACCGCCCGTTATGCGGCGGCAAAACGCCCGGATCAAGTGGCTTCAGTGACCTCGGTGGCCGGGCCGAATCACGGCTCGGAGCTGGCGGACCATCTGCAGGAAAATTATCCAGCTGACAGCGCCAAGGGCCGGCTACTCAGCTTTTTACTGTGGCTGATCAGCGCGCTGATGTGCCTGCTGGAAGCCGGCTATCGCGGGCCGAGATTGCCAGTGGATATCCCGGCTTCGCACCAGTCGCTGACCACGGCGGGCGTGGCGCTGTTCAATCAGCGTTATCCACAGGGCCTGCCTGACACTTGGGGCGGGAACGGCCCGGAAGTGGTCAATGGCGTGCGGTATTACTCCTGGTCCGGAACCTTGCAGCCGGGCAAGACCGATCGCGGGTGCAACCTGTTCGACGGGACCAATCGCAGTTGCCGGTTGTTTGCCAGAACCTTCGTGCGTGAAGCGGGGCATTGCGACGGAATGGTCGGGCGTTACAGCTCGCATCTGGGGACGGTGATTGGTGATGAATACCCGATGGATCACTTCGATATCGTCAACCAATCGCTTGGGCTGGTGGGCAAGGGGGCAGAACCGGTGCGGTTGTTTGTCGAGCATGCGGCGCGGTTGAAAGCAGCCGGTGTGTGA
- the ureE gene encoding urease accessory protein UreE, with the protein MLVIHRRIDSQPVWVAELHLTFEARSKSRLRCFSAEGEDVGLFLERGQPPLYDGECLQAEDGRVVRVCARPEQLLHVTCANAFELTRAAYHLGNRHVALQVGDGWLRLLDDYVLKAMLEQLGANAENIEAPFQPEHGAYGGGHHHSRHGDEDFNYPPKLHQFGVRL; encoded by the coding sequence ATGCTGGTGATTCATCGCAGAATCGACTCTCAACCCGTCTGGGTCGCCGAGTTGCACCTGACCTTCGAAGCCCGGAGCAAAAGCCGCTTGCGCTGTTTCAGTGCCGAGGGTGAAGACGTCGGGTTGTTTTTGGAGCGCGGTCAGCCGCCGCTGTATGACGGCGAATGCCTGCAAGCCGAAGACGGGCGCGTCGTTCGCGTCTGCGCTCGCCCCGAACAATTGCTGCACGTTACCTGCGCCAACGCCTTCGAACTAACCCGCGCTGCCTATCATCTGGGCAACCGCCATGTGGCCCTGCAAGTCGGCGATGGCTGGTTGCGCCTGCTCGACGATTACGTGCTCAAGGCCATGCTCGAACAACTGGGCGCCAATGCCGAGAACATCGAAGCGCCATTCCAGCCAGAACACGGTGCTTACGGCGGCGGTCATCACCATTCGCGCCATGGCGATGAGGATTTCAACTACCCGCCGAAACTGCACCAGTTCGGCGTGCGCTTATGA
- a CDS encoding HupE/UreJ family protein, giving the protein MTLKRILGAMALLLTPAIAFAHPGHGDNGLMAGISHPIGGLDHLLAMVAVGLWAAQQKGAARWALPCTFVGTMLIGGLLGFEGLNLPALESGIAASVLALGLAVALAVRPPLSLAVGATALFALFHGVAHGLELPEISSPWAYAAGFVVATAALHAAGYAVVRVLPQAAAPLIRLAGAASAATGVWLLAG; this is encoded by the coding sequence ATGACACTGAAACGCATTCTGGGCGCCATGGCCCTGCTGCTGACCCCGGCCATCGCGTTCGCTCACCCGGGCCACGGCGACAATGGTTTGATGGCCGGCATCAGCCACCCGATCGGCGGACTCGATCATTTGTTGGCAATGGTTGCCGTGGGGTTGTGGGCCGCACAACAGAAAGGTGCCGCGCGCTGGGCGCTGCCCTGCACGTTCGTGGGCACTATGCTGATCGGCGGCCTGCTGGGTTTTGAAGGGCTGAACCTGCCGGCGCTGGAAAGCGGGATTGCGGCATCGGTATTGGCATTGGGCCTGGCGGTGGCTTTGGCGGTGCGTCCGCCGTTGAGCCTGGCGGTGGGTGCGACGGCATTGTTTGCGCTGTTTCATGGCGTGGCGCATGGACTGGAGTTGCCGGAGATATCGAGCCCTTGGGCGTATGCGGCGGGGTTTGTGGTGGCGACGGCTGCGTTGCATGCAGCGGGTTATGCGGTGGTTCGAGTGCTGCCTCAAGCGGCAGCGCCGTTGATTCGGTTAGCGGGTGCGGCTTCGGCGGCGACTGGGGTGTGGTTGCTGGCGGGTTGA
- a CDS encoding TetR family transcriptional regulator — protein sequence MLPRAEQKQQTRNALMDAARHLMESGRGFGSLSLREVSRTAGIVPTGFYRHFADMDELGLVLVSEVGQTFRETIRLVRHNEFVMGGIIDASVRIFLDVVTANRSQFLFLAREQYGGSLPVRQAIGRLREDISSDLAADLSLMPKLQHLDIAGLGVMADLIVKSVFATLPDIIDPPAEALPEHLTPQAKITQQLRFIFIGLKHWQGLGSTE from the coding sequence ATGCTGCCCCGCGCCGAACAGAAACAACAGACCCGCAACGCCCTGATGGACGCTGCCCGCCACCTGATGGAAAGCGGCCGAGGATTCGGCAGCCTGAGCCTGCGCGAAGTGAGCCGAACCGCCGGGATCGTCCCCACCGGTTTCTACCGGCATTTCGCCGACATGGATGAATTGGGCCTGGTGCTCGTGAGCGAAGTCGGTCAGACCTTCCGTGAAACCATCCGCCTGGTGCGCCATAACGAGTTCGTCATGGGCGGCATCATCGACGCCTCGGTGCGGATCTTTCTCGACGTGGTCACCGCCAATCGCTCGCAGTTTCTGTTTCTTGCCCGCGAACAGTACGGCGGCTCGCTGCCGGTGCGCCAGGCCATTGGCCGCTTGCGCGAAGACATCAGCTCGGACCTGGCGGCGGACTTGTCGCTGATGCCGAAACTGCAGCATCTGGACATCGCGGGGTTGGGTGTCATGGCTGATCTGATCGTTAAAAGCGTGTTCGCGACCCTGCCGGACATTATTGATCCCCCGGCCGAGGCGCTCCCCGAGCATTTGACGCCGCAGGCGAAGATCACGCAGCAGTTGCGCTTCATCTTCATAGGCCTAAAACACTGGCAAGGCCTCGGCAGCACCGAGTAA
- a CDS encoding SDR family oxidoreductase has product MSNTLFITGATSGFGEACARRFAEAGWKLVLTGRREERLNALCAELSKQTEVHGLVLDVRDRKAMEEAIASLPPSFAKLRGLINNAGLALGVDPAPKCDLDDWDTMVDTNIKGLMYSTRLLLPRLIAHGRGAGIVNLGSIAGNYPYPGSHVYGASKAFVKQFSLNLRCDLQGTGVRVSNIEPGLCESEFSLVRFAGDQERYNATYAGAEPIQPQDIAETIFWVLNAPAHININSLELMPVSQTWSGFAIERNAKA; this is encoded by the coding sequence ATGTCCAACACCCTGTTTATTACCGGCGCGACTTCCGGTTTTGGTGAAGCCTGTGCCCGTCGTTTTGCCGAAGCCGGCTGGAAACTGGTGCTGACAGGTCGTCGTGAAGAGCGCCTCAACGCCCTGTGCGCCGAGTTGTCGAAGCAGACCGAGGTCCATGGGCTGGTGCTCGACGTCCGCGATCGCAAGGCCATGGAGGAGGCGATTGCCAGCCTGCCGCCGTCCTTCGCCAAGCTGCGCGGGCTGATCAACAACGCCGGCCTGGCCTTGGGCGTGGACCCGGCCCCCAAGTGCGATCTTGATGATTGGGACACCATGGTCGATACCAACATCAAAGGCCTGATGTACAGCACTCGCCTGTTGTTACCGCGTTTGATCGCCCACGGTCGTGGCGCCGGCATCGTCAACCTCGGTTCCATCGCCGGCAACTACCCGTACCCGGGCAGCCACGTGTATGGCGCGAGCAAAGCGTTCGTCAAACAGTTCTCCCTGAACCTGCGTTGCGATCTGCAAGGTACGGGCGTGCGGGTCAGCAACATCGAACCGGGCCTGTGCGAGAGCGAATTCTCGCTGGTGCGTTTCGCCGGTGACCAGGAGCGTTACAACGCCACTTACGCCGGCGCCGAGCCGATCCAGCCGCAAGACATCGCCGAGACCATTTTCTGGGTGCTCAACGCACCGGCCCACATCAACATCAACAGCCTCGAGCTGATGCCGGTGAGCCAGACCTGGAGCGGGTTTGCCATTGAGCGTAATGCCAAAGCTTAA
- a CDS encoding multidrug efflux SMR transporter — translation MAWLFLLIAAGFEVTFAMGMKYAEGFTRLWPSVLTVVAAVGGIYFLTLALRELPVSIAYPIWTAIGSLGTVFLGFALLGESLTALKLVSVGLIVAGVVGLK, via the coding sequence ATGGCCTGGTTGTTCTTGCTGATCGCCGCCGGGTTTGAGGTCACCTTCGCCATGGGCATGAAGTACGCCGAAGGCTTCACCCGGCTCTGGCCGTCAGTATTGACAGTGGTGGCCGCGGTGGGCGGGATTTACTTCCTGACGCTGGCCCTGCGCGAATTACCGGTGAGCATCGCCTACCCGATCTGGACCGCCATCGGTTCACTGGGCACGGTGTTTCTCGGCTTTGCGCTGCTGGGCGAAAGCCTGACCGCGCTCAAGCTGGTGTCGGTCGGGCTGATTGTGGCGGGCGTGGTGGGGTTGAAGTAA
- a CDS encoding FMN-dependent NADH-azoreductase: MSRILAIHASPRGDRSHSRRLAEVFLCAWQVRNPQSQLTRREVGRALIPAVNEAFVAAAFHPEPEARPLSMQADLALSDELVGELLGHDLLVISTPMYNFSVPSGLKAWIDQIVRLGLTFNHTLDNGVAQYEPLVRGKKALIVTSRGGFGFGPGGELEAMNHADPLLRTALGFIGITDVTVVAAEGEESAERTFQVSVAEAEQRLLALAREF, encoded by the coding sequence ATGAGCAGAATTCTTGCCATTCACGCCAGCCCCCGTGGCGACCGTTCACATTCGCGCCGTTTGGCCGAGGTGTTTCTTTGCGCCTGGCAGGTGCGCAACCCGCAGTCGCAACTGACCCGCCGTGAAGTCGGTCGGGCGTTGATTCCGGCCGTCAACGAAGCGTTTGTGGCGGCTGCTTTTCATCCGGAACCTGAGGCGCGACCGCTGTCGATGCAGGCCGACCTGGCACTCAGCGATGAATTGGTGGGGGAGTTGCTCGGCCATGATCTGTTGGTGATTTCCACACCGATGTACAACTTCAGCGTGCCCAGCGGTCTCAAGGCCTGGATCGATCAGATTGTGCGGCTCGGGCTAACGTTCAATCACACCCTGGACAACGGCGTCGCTCAGTACGAGCCGCTGGTGCGGGGCAAGAAGGCGTTGATCGTCACCAGTCGCGGCGGTTTTGGTTTCGGCCCCGGCGGTGAACTTGAAGCGATGAACCATGCCGATCCGTTGCTGCGTACCGCTTTGGGCTTCATCGGCATCACCGACGTCACCGTTGTTGCCGCCGAGGGCGAAGAGTCCGCCGAACGCACTTTCCAGGTGTCCGTGGCCGAGGCCGAGCAGCGTTTGCTGGCGCTGGCCAGGGAGTTCTAA
- a CDS encoding LysR substrate-binding domain-containing protein, translating into MFASLPLTALRAFESASRLLSFKAAAEELSVTPTAVSHQIRSLENWLGVPLFERLPRQVRLTECGERLFRSLHGALLEVAQSVDTLRPQRSGTNLTISTTAAFAALWLVPRLGRFYARHPSISLRLDTHCEVIDLHQDASVDLVVRYSLDDYPNLYGLCLFDESFGVYGSPEQVALASSRVPTLISVRWHNSKLYAHGWEAWCAQSGETWLAAQPAVREYDEEHYALQAAIAGQGLVLASNILVSESVASGLLRPYRGDIQVDGAGYSALCVPGRERHQPVRAFFAWLQEEARLSGLLPRSQPAATPGERIPM; encoded by the coding sequence ATGTTTGCTTCGTTGCCGCTGACCGCCCTGCGCGCCTTCGAATCCGCCTCGCGCCTGTTGAGTTTCAAGGCCGCCGCCGAAGAGCTCTCCGTGACGCCGACGGCGGTCTCGCACCAGATCCGCTCCCTGGAAAACTGGCTCGGCGTGCCGCTATTCGAACGACTGCCACGGCAGGTACGGCTCACCGAATGCGGCGAACGGCTGTTCCGTAGCCTGCACGGCGCCCTGCTGGAAGTGGCGCAGAGCGTCGATACCTTGCGCCCGCAACGCAGCGGCACGAACCTGACGATTTCCACCACGGCCGCCTTCGCTGCCCTTTGGCTGGTGCCAAGGCTCGGCCGGTTTTATGCCCGCCACCCGAGCATCAGCCTGCGCCTGGACACTCACTGCGAAGTCATCGACCTGCATCAGGACGCCAGCGTCGATCTGGTGGTGCGTTACAGCCTTGACGATTACCCGAACCTGTATGGTCTGTGCCTGTTCGATGAGTCCTTCGGGGTCTACGGCTCGCCTGAACAAGTGGCCCTGGCGTCCAGTCGGGTACCGACCCTGATCAGCGTGCGCTGGCACAACTCCAAGCTGTACGCCCATGGCTGGGAGGCCTGGTGCGCGCAGTCCGGCGAAACCTGGCTGGCCGCGCAACCGGCGGTGCGTGAATACGACGAAGAGCATTACGCCTTGCAAGCGGCCATCGCCGGGCAAGGCCTGGTGCTGGCGAGCAATATTCTGGTGTCGGAAAGTGTGGCCAGCGGCTTGCTACGGCCTTATCGGGGGGACATTCAGGTCGACGGGGCCGGATACAGCGCACTGTGTGTACCAGGCCGTGAACGGCATCAGCCGGTGCGGGCGTTTTTTGCGTGGCTGCAGGAGGAGGCTCGATTGTCTGGTCTATTGCCAAGATCGCAGCCTGCGGCAACTCCAGGGGAACGCATTCCAATGTAG
- a CDS encoding AGE family epimerase/isomerase, with product MPSVSRSASQPELTALFASVQQHFQDVIVPLWQGPGWNADMALPYEALDAEHQPLPPQRYRAMACARQLYLFSSLIGQVPQAEERAAALFRSLQQHFHDAEHGGWFYSIDPQGAPLDQRKDLYTHAFILFACAHYWDKVREPLVASVLNATLEVLAQRFATGDGLYEASLERDWSSLNSGPLQNPLMHLAEAFLAILSVREDAAVQSALVELCTAMQKRFIDPQHAVLMEKPLGAVDNWFEPGHQFEWYFLLESSPLLRGSKLHASLDRAFAFTEQLGVDQQTGAVRAMLELDDEPRDATQRIWAQAEYLRALTLRPGSEASVQRQLLALQQRFLHAGGWYECRDVQGEVSRKDMPSTTPYHLATCYRGLAEYLR from the coding sequence ATGCCCTCTGTTTCCCGCTCTGCTTCCCAGCCTGAATTGACCGCCCTGTTCGCCTCGGTGCAACAGCACTTCCAGGACGTGATCGTGCCGCTCTGGCAAGGCCCCGGCTGGAATGCCGACATGGCATTGCCGTATGAAGCGCTGGACGCCGAGCATCAGCCGCTGCCACCACAGCGCTACCGGGCCATGGCTTGCGCGCGGCAGCTGTATCTGTTTTCCAGCCTGATCGGCCAAGTGCCTCAGGCCGAAGAACGGGCGGCGGCGCTGTTCCGTTCCTTGCAACAGCATTTCCACGATGCCGAGCATGGCGGCTGGTTCTACAGCATCGACCCGCAAGGTGCGCCGCTGGATCAACGCAAAGACCTCTACACCCACGCCTTCATCCTGTTCGCCTGCGCCCATTACTGGGACAAGGTTCGCGAACCGCTGGTGGCGTCGGTGCTCAACGCCACGCTGGAAGTGTTGGCGCAGCGCTTCGCCACAGGCGACGGCCTGTACGAAGCCAGCCTGGAGCGTGATTGGTCCTCGCTCAACTCCGGGCCGCTGCAGAATCCATTGATGCATTTGGCCGAAGCCTTCCTCGCCATCCTTTCGGTGCGCGAGGACGCCGCTGTGCAGAGCGCGCTTGTCGAGTTATGCACAGCCATGCAGAAGCGCTTCATCGACCCGCAACACGCGGTATTGATGGAAAAGCCGCTGGGCGCTGTGGATAACTGGTTCGAACCGGGCCATCAGTTCGAATGGTATTTCCTGCTGGAATCCTCACCGTTGCTGCGCGGCTCGAAACTGCACGCCTCGCTGGACCGCGCGTTTGCGTTCACCGAGCAACTGGGCGTGGATCAGCAGACTGGTGCGGTGCGAGCGATGCTGGAACTGGACGATGAACCTCGCGACGCGACCCAACGCATCTGGGCCCAAGCCGAATACCTGCGTGCCCTGACTTTGCGTCCGGGCAGCGAAGCCTCTGTGCAGCGTCAATTGCTGGCGCTGCAACAGCGCTTTTTGCATGCGGGCGGCTGGTATGAGTGTCGCGATGTGCAGGGCGAAGTGAGCCGCAAGGACATGCCTTCGACCACGCCTTATCACTTGGCGACCTGTTATCGCGGGTTGGCCGAATATCTTCGCTGA
- a CDS encoding AsmA family protein, with protein MTRTRKILAWTFASLIVLLAVLVLIIAFFDWNRIKPPLNAKVSEELHRPFAINGNLAVIWQREPDEGGWRAWVPWPHVVAEDLSLGNPDWSKQPQMATLKRVELRISPLALLAQRVVIPRIDLREPNADLQRLADGRANWTFKFDPKDPNAEPSNWALDIGAIGFDKGHVTLDDQKLKTQLDLLIDPLGKPIPFSDIVGDKAAKKTVEKGGSPQDYAFALKVKGQYHGQNLAGQGKTGGLLALQDATKPFPLQAQAKIADTSVELAGTLTDPLNLGALDLRLKLAGASLGNLYPLIGVTLPDTPPYATDGHLIAKLHEPGGAVYRYEGFNGKIGESDIHGNLTYVASQPRPKLSGALESNQLLFTDLAPLIGADSNTKQKDRGGESKQPADKVLPVEEFKTERWRAMDADVEFTGKRIVHSEKLPFNDLYTHLVLTDGVLSLEPLRFGVAGGNLDAQIRLNGRTEPLEGQAKLTARKFKLKQLFPTFEIMKTSFGELNGDADLTGRGNSVAKLLGTADGNLKMLMNDGAISRELMELAGLNVGNYVVGKIFGDKEVKINCAAADFDIKAGLATTRLFVFDTENAIVYVDGTANMATEQLDLTISPESKGWRLISLRSPLYVRGKFIKPDAGVKPVPLMLRGAGMVALGVIAAPAAGLLALIAPSAGEPNQCAPLLEQMKAGKAPVTVKPTK; from the coding sequence ATGACGCGCACTCGTAAAATTCTCGCCTGGACCTTCGCCAGCCTGATTGTCTTGCTAGCGGTATTGGTTCTGATCATCGCGTTCTTCGATTGGAACCGGATCAAACCGCCCCTGAACGCCAAAGTGTCCGAAGAACTGCATCGTCCGTTCGCCATCAATGGCAACCTTGCGGTGATCTGGCAGCGCGAGCCCGACGAGGGCGGCTGGCGGGCCTGGGTGCCGTGGCCGCATGTGGTGGCTGAAGATCTGAGCCTGGGCAACCCGGATTGGTCGAAGCAACCACAGATGGCCACCCTCAAACGCGTCGAGCTGCGCATTTCGCCGCTGGCCTTGCTGGCGCAGCGGGTGGTGATCCCGCGTATCGACCTGAGGGAACCCAATGCCGACCTGCAGCGTCTGGCCGACGGCCGCGCCAACTGGACGTTCAAGTTCGACCCCAAAGACCCGAACGCGGAGCCTTCGAACTGGGCGCTGGACATCGGTGCCATCGGCTTCGATAAGGGCCACGTCACGCTCGACGACCAGAAGCTGAAGACTCAGCTTGATCTGCTCATCGATCCGTTGGGCAAACCGATTCCATTCAGCGACATTGTTGGCGACAAAGCGGCAAAAAAAACGGTTGAAAAGGGTGGTTCGCCACAGGATTACGCCTTCGCGTTGAAGGTCAAAGGCCAATACCACGGTCAGAATCTGGCGGGCCAGGGCAAGACCGGCGGCTTGTTGGCTTTACAGGACGCCACCAAGCCGTTCCCGCTTCAGGCGCAAGCGAAGATCGCCGACACCAGCGTCGAGCTGGCCGGTACGCTCACCGATCCATTGAACCTCGGCGCCCTGGATTTGCGCTTGAAACTGGCCGGTGCCAGCCTCGGCAATCTGTATCCCCTGATCGGCGTGACGCTGCCGGATACTCCGCCTTACGCCACCGACGGGCATTTGATCGCCAAGCTGCATGAGCCGGGCGGGGCGGTATATCGCTATGAGGGCTTCAACGGCAAGATCGGCGAGAGTGACATCCATGGCAACCTGACCTACGTTGCGAGCCAGCCGAGGCCCAAACTCAGCGGGGCGCTGGAGTCCAATCAACTGCTGTTTACCGACCTGGCCCCGCTGATCGGCGCCGACTCCAATACCAAGCAAAAGGACCGCGGCGGTGAAAGCAAGCAGCCGGCGGATAAGGTGCTGCCGGTCGAGGAATTCAAGACCGAGCGCTGGCGCGCGATGGACGCCGACGTTGAATTCACTGGCAAACGTATCGTCCACAGCGAAAAGCTGCCGTTCAATGATCTCTACACTCATTTGGTGCTGACCGATGGTGTACTCAGCCTCGAGCCCCTGCGTTTCGGCGTGGCTGGCGGCAATCTGGATGCGCAGATTCGTCTGAACGGGCGCACTGAGCCTTTAGAGGGCCAGGCCAAACTGACGGCGCGCAAGTTCAAGCTCAAGCAGCTGTTTCCCACCTTTGAAATCATGAAAACCAGTTTCGGTGAGCTCAATGGCGACGCCGACCTGACCGGCCGGGGCAACTCGGTGGCCAAACTGCTGGGCACTGCCGACGGCAATCTGAAGATGCTGATGAATGACGGCGCTATCAGTCGCGAGTTGATGGAGTTGGCGGGGCTCAACGTCGGTAACTATGTGGTCGGCAAGATCTTTGGCGACAAGGAAGTGAAGATCAACTGCGCGGCGGCCGATTTCGATATCAAGGCCGGTCTGGCGACCACGCGGCTATTCGTCTTCGATACCGAGAACGCGATCGTCTACGTCGACGGCACGGCGAACATGGCGACCGAGCAACTGGACCTGACCATCTCCCCGGAATCCAAGGGCTGGCGTTTGATTTCGCTGCGTTCGCCGCTGTATGTGCGGGGCAAGTTCATCAAGCCGGATGCGGGTGTGAAACCGGTGCCGTTGATGCTGCGCGGGGCCGGGATGGTTGCATTGGGTGTGATCGCCGCGCCGGCGGCGGGTTTGCTGGCGCTGATAGCGCCCAGCGCTGGAGAGCCGAATCAGTGTGCACCGTTGCTGGAGCAGATGAAGGCTGGGAAGGCGCCGGTGACGGTCAAGCCCACCAAGTAA
- a CDS encoding ABC transporter ATP-binding protein: MSAPILELKDLDVFYGPIQALKKVSLHINEGETVSLIGSNGAGKSTLLMSIFGQPRAADGQIIYQGVDITHKSSHYIASNGIAQSPEGRRVFPDMTVEENLLMGTIPIGDKYAKEDMQRMFELFPRLEERRTQRAMTMSGGEQQMLAIARALMSRPKLLLLDEPSLGLAPIVVKQIFATLRELASTGMTIFLVEQNANHALKLSDRAYVMVNGEIRLSGTGKELLVNDEVRNAYLGGH, translated from the coding sequence ATGAGTGCACCCATCCTCGAACTCAAGGATCTGGACGTGTTCTACGGGCCGATTCAGGCCCTGAAGAAAGTCTCGTTGCACATCAATGAAGGTGAAACCGTCAGCCTGATTGGCTCCAACGGTGCCGGCAAATCGACCCTGCTGATGTCGATCTTCGGCCAGCCGCGGGCCGCTGACGGGCAAATCATCTATCAGGGTGTGGATATCACGCACAAGTCGTCCCACTACATTGCGTCCAACGGTATCGCTCAATCGCCGGAAGGCCGGCGGGTATTCCCTGACATGACCGTCGAGGAAAACTTGCTGATGGGTACGATTCCAATCGGTGACAAGTACGCCAAGGAAGACATGCAGCGCATGTTCGAGTTGTTTCCACGGCTCGAAGAGCGGCGTACCCAGCGCGCCATGACCATGTCCGGCGGCGAACAGCAAATGCTCGCCATCGCCCGGGCGCTCATGAGCCGGCCGAAGCTGTTGCTGCTCGATGAGCCGAGCCTGGGGCTGGCGCCGATTGTGGTGAAACAGATCTTCGCGACCCTGCGGGAACTGGCCAGCACCGGCATGACCATCTTTCTGGTGGAGCAGAACGCCAACCACGCCCTCAAGTTGTCGGACCGGGCGTACGTGATGGTCAACGGCGAGATCCGCCTCAGCGGCACCGGCAAGGAGTTGCTGGTGAACGATGAGGTGCGCAACGCCTACCTCGGCGGCCACTGA
- the ureG gene encoding urease accessory protein UreG, which produces MNAQPLRVGIGGPVGSGKTALTLALCLALRDRYNLAVVTNDIYTREDADFLVRNEALAPERIIGVETGGCPHTAIREDASINLEAVDQLNRRFPGLDLILVESGGDNLSATFSPELSDLTIYVIDVSAGDKLPRKGGPGICKSDLLVINKIDLAPLVGASLEMMDSDTQRMRNGKPFVFSNQKTGQGLEAIIAFIERQGLLTAA; this is translated from the coding sequence ATGAACGCACAACCTCTGCGCGTCGGCATCGGCGGCCCGGTCGGTTCCGGCAAAACCGCCCTGACCCTGGCCCTGTGCCTGGCCTTGCGTGACCGCTACAACCTCGCCGTCGTGACCAACGACATCTACACCCGCGAAGATGCCGACTTCCTGGTGCGCAACGAAGCCTTGGCGCCCGAGCGAATCATCGGCGTGGAAACCGGCGGCTGCCCGCACACGGCGATCCGCGAAGACGCCTCGATCAACCTCGAAGCCGTGGATCAACTGAACCGACGCTTCCCGGGGCTGGACCTGATCCTGGTGGAGTCCGGTGGCGACAATCTCTCAGCGACCTTCAGCCCGGAACTGTCCGACCTGACTATCTACGTGATCGACGTTTCGGCCGGCGACAAACTGCCGCGCAAGGGCGGTCCCGGCATCTGCAAATCCGATCTGCTGGTGATCAACAAGATCGACCTCGCGCCGCTGGTGGGTGCCTCGCTAGAGATGATGGACAGCGACACTCAACGCATGCGCAACGGCAAGCCATTCGTCTTCAGCAATCAGAAAACCGGCCAGGGCCTGGAAGCAATCATCGCCTTCATCGAACGCCAAGGCTTGCTGACTGCGGCCTGA
- a CDS encoding urease accessory protein UreF translates to MNPAWALLRLASPQLPIGGYSYSQGLEMAVDNGRVNDPDSARRWISDQLRLNLARFEAPLLLAHCTAAAEENWAELLQRCEEHRASRETRELHQESRQMGYSLKQLLNGLPELDAPARAFLDQCPEPHLALGWALAARAWQISPQDALAAWLWSWLENQLAVLMKTLPLGQQAAQRLTSELLPLLQQAQQDATRINPEHTGSAAFGLSLACMAHERQYSRLFRS, encoded by the coding sequence ATGAACCCAGCCTGGGCGCTGCTGCGTCTGGCCAGCCCGCAGCTGCCGATTGGCGGCTACAGCTACTCCCAAGGTTTGGAGATGGCTGTGGATAACGGCCGCGTGAACGATCCCGATAGCGCGCGGCGCTGGATCAGCGATCAGTTGCGGCTCAATCTCGCGCGTTTCGAAGCGCCGCTACTGCTCGCCCATTGCACCGCTGCGGCTGAAGAAAACTGGGCCGAATTGCTGCAACGCTGTGAAGAGCATCGCGCCAGCCGGGAAACCCGTGAGCTACATCAGGAAAGTCGGCAGATGGGTTATTCGTTGAAGCAACTGCTCAACGGTTTACCGGAACTGGATGCACCTGCCCGGGCCTTTCTCGACCAATGCCCTGAACCACACCTGGCCCTTGGCTGGGCGCTGGCGGCCCGCGCCTGGCAGATCAGCCCGCAAGATGCGCTGGCCGCCTGGCTCTGGAGCTGGCTGGAAAACCAATTGGCGGTGTTGATGAAAACCCTGCCCCTGGGCCAGCAAGCCGCCCAACGCCTGACCAGTGAACTGCTGCCGCTGCTGCAACAGGCCCAGCAAGACGCCACCCGAATCAACCCCGAACACACTGGCAGCGCCGCTTTCGGCCTGTCCCTGGCGTGCATGGCCCATGAGCGCCAGTACAGCCGACTGTTCCGTTCCTAG